From a single Mangifera indica cultivar Alphonso chromosome 19, CATAS_Mindica_2.1, whole genome shotgun sequence genomic region:
- the LOC123202956 gene encoding dynamin-2A-like, whose amino-acid sequence MEAIEELAQLAESMRQAAALLADEDVDESQNSNSRRTSTFLNVVALGNVGAGKSAVLNSLIGHPVLPTGENGATRAPISIDLQKDASLSSKSIILQIDNKSQQVSASALRHSLQDRLSKSASGKSRDEIYLKLRTSTAPPLKLIDLPGLDQRIMDESMVSNYTERNDSILLVIIPAAQAPEISSYQALRVAKEYDGEGTRTIGVISKIDQASADPKALAAVQTLLLNQGPPKTADIQWVALIGQSVSIASAQSGLETSLETAWKAESESLKSILTGAPQSKLGRIALVDALAQQIRKRMKIRVPNLLSGLQGKSQIVQDELVQLGEQMVQSAEGTRAVALELCREFEDKFLQHITTGEGSGWKIVASFEGTFPNRIKQLPLDRHFDINNVKRIVLEADGYQPYLISPEKGLRSLIKGVLELAKEPSRLCVEEVHRVLVDIVSASANATPGLGRYPPFKREVVAIASAALDEFKNEAKKMVVALVDMERAFVPPQHFIRLVQRRMERQRREEEVKNRSSKKGHEAEQAVLNRATSPQTGVQQSGGSLKSMKDKAGQAEKEANESSALKTAGPEGEITAGFLLKKSAKTNGWSKLWFVLNEKTGKLGYTKKQEERHFRGVITLEECNIEEVPDEEEPPSKSSNDKKANGPDPGKAASLVFKLTSKVQYKTILKAHNAVVLKAESMADKVEWVNKIRKVIQSRGGQVIGASTEGGHSMRHSLSDGSLDTMARRPADPEEELRWMSQEVRGYVEAVLNSLAANVPKAVVLCQVERAKEDMLKQLYSSVSAQSTARIEQLLQEDQNVKRRRERYQKQSSLLSKLTRQLSIHDSREAAASSWPNGDTVSESSPRTSLASGDDWRSAFDAAANGPSGGSFGGYSRLASNGHSQRYSSPVENGDVYTGSNSSSRRTSNRLPPAPPQQSGSSGHKYF is encoded by the exons ATGGAGGCGATCGAGGAGTTGGCTCAGCTTGCCGAGTCAATGCGGCAAGCGGCGGCGCTACTTGCTGACGAAGACGTTGACGAGAGTCAAAACTCGAATTCTCGTCGGACTTCGACTTTTCTCAATGTTGTGGCGCTCGGAAATGTT GGTGCTGGCAAATCTGCGGTTTTGAACAGTTTGATTGGGCATCCAGTTCTG CCAACTGGTGAAAATGGTGCTACTCGAGCTCCAATAAGCATTGATTTACAAAAGGATGCTTCTTTGAGCAGCAAATCAATTATTTTGCAAATTGACAATAAGTCACAACAGGTTTCTGCAA GTGCTTTACGGCATTCTTTACAGGATAGGCTTAGTAAGAGTGCCTCAGGCAAGAGTCGTGATGAAATATATTTGAAGCTACGCACAAGTACAG CACCTCCCTTGAAGTTAATCGACTTACCTGGACTGGATCAAAGGATTATGGATGAGTCAATG GTTAGCAACTATACTGAGCGCaatgattcaattttattagttattatCCCTGCTGCCCAAGCACCTGAAATTTCTTCATATCAAGCCCTCAGAGTTGCCAAGGAGTATGATGGAGAAG GAACCAGAACCATtggtgtaataagtaaaatagaTCAAGCTTCTGCAGACCCAAAAGCTCTTGCTGCTGTTCAGACTCTCCTTTTAAACCAAGGTCCACCAAAAACAGCTGATATCCAATGGGTTGCATTAATTGGTCAATCAGTGTCTATTGCTTCTGCTCAGTCTGGACTGGAGACCTCCTTAGAAACTGCATGGAAGGCAGAGAGTGAAAGTCTCAAATCCATATTGACTGGAGCCCCTCAGAGTAAGTTAGGCAGAATAGCTTTGGTGGATGCTCTGGCACAGCAGATCCGCAAGCGTATGAAAATCCGGGTTCCAAACCTCCTCTCAGG TTTACAAGGGAAGTCTCAAATAGTACAGGATGAATTAGTTCAGCTTGGTGAGCAGATGGTCCAGAGTGCTGAAGGCACAAGAGCTGTAGCTTTGGAACTTTGCCGTGAATTTGAAGATAAGTTTCTTCAACACATTACTACTGGTGAG GGTTCTGGTTGGAAAATTGTTGCAAGTTTTGAGGGGACTTTTCCAAACAGGATCAAGCAGCTTCCTTTGGACCGACATTTTGACATAAATAATGTCAAGAGG ATTGTGTTAGAAGCAGATGGTTATCAACCATATCTCATATCTCCTGAAAAAGGTTTGAGATCTTTGATAAAAGGTGTCCTGGAGCTTGCGAAAGAACCATCACGTCTTTGTGTTGAAGAG GTACACCGTGTCTTGGTTGATATAGTTTCTGCTTCTGCAAATGCTACACCAGGCCTTGGAAGATACCCTCCCTTCAAGAGAGAG GTTGTGGCCATTGCAAGTGCTGCGCTAGATGAGTTTAAAAATGAAGCTAAAAAGATGGTGGTTGCACTTGTTGACATGGAGCGAGCTTTTGTCCCTCCCCAACACTTCATCCGTCTGGTGCAGAGGAG AATGGAAAGACAACGCCGAGAGGAGGAGGTGAAGAACCGATCTTCAAAGAAAGGACATGAGGCAGAGCAAGCAGTACTGAACAGG GCAACTAGTCCTCAAACAGGTGTTCAACAAAGTGGTGGAAGTTTGAAATCAATGAAGGATAAAGCTGGTCAAGCAGAGAAAGAAGCAAATGAGTCTTCTGCTTTAAAGACTGCTGGTCCGGAAGGAGAGATAACAGCAG gttttttattgaagaaaagtGCAAAAACGAATGGATGGAGCAAGCTGTGGTTTGTTCTAAATGAGAAGACTGGAAAG CTTGGTTATACCAAGAAGCAGGAGGAAAGACATTTTCGTGGTGTCATTACTTTGGAG GAATGTAATATTGAAGAGGTTCCGGATGAGGAGGAACCTCCCTCTAAAAGTTCAAATGATAAAAAGGCTAATGGACCAGATCCAGGGAAAGCAGCCAGTTTAGTCTTCAAGTTAACTAGCAAAGTTcaatataaaactattttgaAAG CTCACAATGCTGTTGTGTTGAAGGCAGAAAGTATGGCTGATAAGGTTGAATGGGTAaacaaaataaggaaagttattCAATCTAGAGGAGGACAAGTAATAGGTGCATCCACTGAAGGAGGTCATTCCATGCGACATAGTCTTTCTGATGGTTCTCTT GATACAATGGCCAGAAGACCCGCTGACCCTGAAGAAGAACTTCGATGGATGTCTCAGGAAGTACGTGGTTATGTTGAAGCAGTTTTGAATAGTTTGGCTGCTAATGTGCCCAAG GCAGTTGTTCTTTGCCAAGTTGAGAGAGCAAAGGAAGACATGCTAAAGCAGTTATATAGCTCTGTCAG TGCACAAAGCACAGCAAGGATTGAACAGTTGCTTCAGGAAGACCAGAATGTGAAACGTAGAAGGGAACGTTATCAGAAACAATCCTCACTTCTTTCTAAACTAACACGCCAACTTAGCATTCATGACAGCCGGGAAGCTGCTGCCTCTAGCTGGCCAAATGGTGACACTGTATCAG AAAGCAGCCCAAGAACAAGCTTGGCTTCAGGAGATGACTGGAGATCTGCATTTGATGCAGCTGCCAATGGACCTTCAGGTGGTTCCTTTGGTGGCTACTCACGATTGGCATCCAATGGTCACAGTCAGCGTTACAGTTCACCAGTTGAGAATGGTGATGTGTACACTGGTTCAAACTCAAGCAGTCGCCGTACTTCTAATCGGTTGCCGCCTGCACCACCACAGCAGTCGGGTTCTTCAGGtcacaaatatttttag